ATGAACCAAGATCATTCATATCCATAAAATGGATGGTTTTTAAAATTCAACGTTCAGACTTTAGCAAAAACTATATCTTAATGGAATAATACAATCACAATCAGTGAGTCATTGAAAGTTGATttgactcttttttttattctgtgtgtatctgtagTACTTACACAACAGTGAGTAGTAAAGAGGTTATGATGAAACAGTCACTGTAAATATTTCACTTTGAACACACATAAAAGATAATTGGAAAATCTTTCAGTGTCTTTTTAGTTTCTTCTGTAACATCATCCAGCTGagattaacaaaaacaacattctgGTTCAAATAACGTTTCCTCAAGTCGTCTCCACGAGCACCAAGGTCTGACTGTCTTCCAGCCAGTGTAGCAGAGaacgtgtgtgcgtctgtgtagAACCCATCTGAGGCTCTGCCTGTAAATTTAAGGTGAACTTTGAAAACTTTTTAAGGTTTTCTTTACACACTGCACTGTGTTTTTTGGtttctgcagctttttaagCCTTGTCATTCAAAAGAGCATGCATGCAGGGTGGGACGTGCCAGCCAATCATAATGTAGCATACTTCAGTGTTTTTGATAAGCTCAGTTTTACTTACTTTGAGTGGTTGAACACACACAAGTGTGCACGAAGAAAAAATGCTTTCAGATTCATTAGAATTAATTTGGAAATGATGTCAGCCTCAGGTAATTTGCATTAATAATACATTACGGTTTTTGGTTGCCAATACTTTTAAAAATAACTAGATTCATAGTTATTTGTCATAGGAAACCTTAAAAGTGGTAAAATGTTGCAAcactaaaagaaaaaaggttaAGTGGAGCAAGTCCTCCAAAAGCTGTCAGCCCGCCTCGACTGGAAAACCACTGATGTGCACGTTCACGCATCCTGAAAACAGCAGCGCACACAAACTACTAAACCTTCCTCAGAGGAGGAAACCATTACAATGCACAAGGGACACTTGTACTGCTCCACTAGGAATCACACTGAGGTGAAGGACAGTACAGTTCCTTTGTGTGCGTCAGATGTACTGCTGTATCGTCCAACACAAAGCTCAACTTTAAAGTGAGACGAGCAGCGCGTCAGTCGCCCCCAATGTTTCTGTAGTGACCACAAGTGACAATAAATAGGTGAATGCTCACTATAATGGAAAACTGCTGCAATAATATCAATCTCatagaaacaaaataaagcagaataaaaatagTTATGCAGAGAACAGCCcatatttacatataaaaatataGCAAAGGAACATTTAATGAATCAGGTcagtgcgtgtgcctgtgtttacagtgggtgacacatccacacacacacacacacacacacacacacacacacacacacacacacacacacacacacacacacacacacacacacacacacacacacacacactttgaaaaCACGTACAAGATACAAACCGTGTACACACACCAACGCACATGGCTGACTATgtactatatgtgtgtgtgttgttttacgTCAGCTTTTAGTTCTTTCTGGAGGCTCCGTCCACTGTTGTCACCTTTGTTTTACATCTAAACATGTTTAACCACAAAGTGTCCAACTCGTTGACTAGAGGCAGTGAAAGCCACTTCATTATATCCTGCACGGCTCCATCTGACTGAAGCATCCTCGCTTACCTCcgcccgtcccgtcccgtccctcCATCCAGCCTGtctcctccccttctcctcaCAGCGCCACCCTCTTCCCATCATCTCCCCATCTGCCAAACACCACAGCTCCACTCATCCTGTCCCCTCCTTTCCCTCCTGCCCCATGATCCATTCTTCGCCAGCCCATTAAGAGCTATCTTGAAGCTAATTGCCTGTTTGATCAACTCTCTGTGGACCAGGAACTGAGGCTTTTAGCCCTCTAAGCGTAAGAAGAGAGACAGATGAAGATATATGGGTGTGTGGGAATAACACGTATCATGTTGGCAGGTTTCTGGAGGGTTGGATGGATACGTAGTGTTTTATTTGACTTTCTTGTGGTGTCTGATCTGAGAATACTTTATAAAAAGagacactttttttcttttggtgaCTTAGTGCAGCATTGTAACATTAAGTGACAAGAGAGGGCTGTGAAAACCAGCAAAACCAGCATAACCAATAACTGGTGAAGGGGGTTTTCCCATTGGAAATCTGCATCCGGGACGGGAAAAAAAGGAAGGGACAAAGAAGGTGGAGGAGTAAAGTGGCACTGAGATGAAGGAGGTCAGTTGGAGGAGGGAGATTGGCGACAGACTGACTTGAGGAGGAAACCTGACCAGACCCTCAGAGCTCCACTGAAGTGACACTGctaaaaataagacaaggaggcTTCTTCTGCTGACAAAACAACATACACACAGCCTCAATACACAGGTTTGCATAcagcaggaggacacacacacacacacactcacagacgcacacgctaCCTAGTCACAATGGATGCACCATCCCTCCGGTTAAATAATTCCCCATTCAGCTCTTGGCTGCTGAGGGAAAGTTGTCCATCGACCTCACAGTGCTTTTCTCTGACAGCTTAATAGCATTGAAGTTCACTCAGTTTGTACAGGGCATGGTCCCTTCTTTGGTGGGGAactgttgttgcaggtttggTACAAGTTGCTTTGCTCTCATGTTATACCTTAGTGCTTAGCTCGGATATTTTGCAGCATCATCTTCAGCCTTTTGTTGGAGTTACGCGAGCGCTACTTTAGTCCAGATCCCAGCGTCTCACCCGTGGAGAACAGAGACTCTTGGCAAACATACACATGGACATGGTCCTGGTTTGGTCTTTTGCCATGTCTGAACTCTGCCATTTGCAATGTGCGGAGTGGAAGGAGACTCAACAATGAAGAAAGAGTTTGAGGGGCAGCCGAGCAAAGCAGCTTTTTCACTTCTATCTTCTCAGGCATGAAGTCTCCGTCATCAACAGGCACAGTAAAGCTTTGGTCCTTCCTGAACTGGAGAAGAAGGAAATTCAAGGTACATAAGGTGAACAATGATTTACGGTCGGTAGATTTTTGTCAGCTTGGGTCATAATGGCATCACGTCGATTGGTTGAGAGCGTTGCTTTGGCGACTGCTATTGGGAAATGGAGGGACCCCCGGTCAAGCTCGTCATAACGGCTTCTCCGGGGCCTTGCTGCGGAGCGACGGGTGCCCGGGGTTGGGGTTGGGGTTGGAAGCGGAGATCTTGCGGCACACGGTGTTGGTGTTGCTGCACCTGCAGCCGGGGCGCGTGGCCCTGTCGTGGGCACGCCGGCACAGGGCAAGGCACAGCCTGGCAGGGGGGTAGCAGCAGAGGCAGGGCAGGCAGAGCGCCAGCAGCCCCATGGTGCCCCAGCGGGCGCAGGCGTGGGCCGGGGCGCAGGAGCACGGCCGGTCGGCGCAGTCGTCCTCGTCGTCCTGGGCGGAGCAGTGGTAGAACAGGCCCTTGACGCAGCACAGGCAGGTGCCGTACTCCACGGCGCTCTCGGCCGAGCACAGGCAGCGCTGCCCGCAGGCCCAGCAGGAGGGCAGGCGGCGGGGGGCGCAGCACTCTTGGCACTTACAGCGGCCGCAGCGCTCGCAGATGAACAAGTGGAGGCCCGACTCGGCCCCGTCGCCCGCAGGGCCTTTAGTCAAGGAAGCCTCAGGCTTGAAGTCCCCTTTGGGCTGCGAGCGAACCGCCGATCCCAGGCCAGAGTGGGACGGCGTCAAACCTGCCAGTAGGCGCTGGTCTGACGTGGCACTGGTCCGAGACAGGGAGGAGCTTATGGTACTGGAGCGGCTCAGGTGGGACAGGTGAGCTTGCTGCTGCAGACTTTGGCTGTGGGGCAGCTGGGAGTGGAAGGAGgactggtgatggtgatgggcGTATATCCCTTGAGGGTAACCGTCATTGTGGGCAACGAAAAATCCCGACTGCGACGCGGGTTCCAGCGCCACGGGCCCCTCCACGTAGTCATTGTTAGCCCGGATGGTGCGTATCTGCTCGAGCGACAGGACCTGCTGAAAGTCCATCCCGTCTAGCTCCATCCTGTGGGAACGCGGAGCAGACTCCATCCTGGTGAGCCAGACCAGGAGGCGGCGGGGACGTAGGCCCGGGCTGGGGCAAGGAGCGCCCAACACTCACGGCACATCAGAGGAACCTGAAACAAGACGTTTACAAAAcacatgacatacagtacagatacAAAGATTGTGATAGTGGCAACGCACACTGGCCGAGTGCAAAAAGGATTAATGTGATTAATATGCTGGACTGTAACAATAAAAGCCCTACAGCTCCCCAGACTTTCCAAGGAGAGGCTTCTGAACATGTGCTCTACCCATCAGCCTGTTTGCGTTTATCTTTGCTCCCTCGTTCCAGAGGTCCAGCCATAAAGCAGCAGATAAGGAGCCCCAGGTTGTTTGGATGAggatgcattttcaaattagtCTGAGGAGAGAGAAGTCCTGGTGACTAATCTCATCAGGGAGCACGTACTCTGCCGGTCTATCGGCCCATCGAAATGTTAAGGAGAAGAGGCCTGTCGTCCATTTCCATGACCTCATTTTTACTTACTGCCTGAACCAGTGTTAATGCCAGTGTGAGATGGAGAATGCCCGCCTCAGTTCTGGCACATGCATCAACACGGGCCCTGAATCTGcacctacatgtacagtaactgccgACCCTGGGGCTCAGAGTCGTGTTTTGGGTATTGATGCTCAGCAtggttctgctggagagtgtcagTTATCAATCCTTTGGCAACGACAGCtgggatgagtgtgtgtgtgtgtgtgtgtgtgtgtgtgtgtgtgtgtgtgtgtgtgtgtgtgtgtgtgtgtgtgtgtgtgtgtgtgtgtgtgtgtgtgtgtgtgtgtgtgaaagcgagAGAGGATGGCACAGGGCGAAGCAGGACCCGTCTCTTGTCTCATATTACAGGTGGAGCTCgatgtattttcatttttttatgtcacgtgtgtgtgaggcaggttATTATACACAGCAAATACTTATTTGTAGTTTTTCTATTTAGAAAACTATTGATAATAATTGTAATCACAAACGAAAAGGACTCTTTTTAATTTCAATTTGTTCATTGGCAAAATTTTTACCATCAATACagcatgttatttttttattatttggatACTAATCATGTTTGCATAATAATGGCTACACTTCTGTCCAGTTTGATGCAGGTGGACAGCACTTGTCTAACATTTATCAGTTTTGTCCTTAACATATTCTGCACATTGCGTCTTCGTACATGTTGGATGTGAAAAGGAGCATCTCCGAAGCCGAGCGGTGACAGAGAGCTGGTGTTTCAGGAGGCCGTCGTAACCTGAGGACAGCGCTCTGTGCTGAGGGAGTATCAGTAAAGACTGAGCCTCTGCCCTGGGACGGACACAGAAACACCTGCCATAGCGCTGCTCCCATAAATACACATATACACGTTGCTTCTATTATACTTTCAACAGCAAGCTGGTCATGTCAGTAATGGTGCTTTTAGCATGGCTGATACCTAAACAAACTTCAGCTTTTATATTCATAGCATAAAGGAACTGGTGCTGATCCCGTGCCTGATACTTCGCTACAGTCTTGACGATCCACTGACTGATGGCGTCTAATGGACCTTGCTGCATCTCTCGCAGATGACATCATGGTTAGAGGATGTTTTGAAACTGCTTGCAGTGACCCTTTGCCATGGAATGAGGAGGGGTTGCCCTCCCCTATCCTGTTcggtcttcctctcctccaccgcTCTCATTTCTTCACATCACCTTCACGGCTCCGCCACCTTCCTCCACTCTCCCCTTTCATCACTTTTGAGCTTCTTGTCCTTCGCTGCCctcatttttcttttccttccacTTCTTGGCGCATCCTGTTTAGCTCTGGCCCCACTCACTCTCGCTTATCTCTTTCAgacatatacatatgtataacGGCTTGTTATGTTTTTCCAAAGCTCTTCCCAAATCTCAGCCGCCCACTGTGTCTGATaagcagctgcacagagactGGATGATATCAGGATTATGGTGATTTACTGAACAAGTGTTTTAGCTGTCAGCTGGTCAGAATGGATGAAGtttaaaaacaacttcaatCAGCTCAGTAAACTTGAGAATTTGAGGGTTATAATCTTAGTTTTCCTACTCCTACAACTGGGCGCATGAGGCCTGTCAGGCTCTGAGACCCAGGGGCCTTCCTTCTGATGCCTCCGGGAGCACAGTAGGATTGAATGACAATAAACTGGTTGAGATACCGGATGTGCCGAATCTGACCCCAACGGAAAGACTGAAATAGACACTGCAGACCAGCAAGTCCAGGCAACGGGGGGAGAgagggctggagggagggaggtgggaggaagggagaaggCAGTGAATGAGAGAGGGATGATGACACTAATACCATGCCATAAAAGTGTCAGAGCCAAATATAaagagagagggatgagggtGGTTGGTCCAATGCAATAGcgagtgtgaatggttgtctgtgttgTGGGACTGACGCCAGGGTGCAgcccacctctcacccactgcCAGCTGGAAATTGGAATCAGAACCCCCACAACCCTTAGGAACAAtgggaaggatggatggatggatggatggatggatggatggatggatggatggatggatggatggatggatggatggatggatggatggatggatggatggatggatggatggatgttgaataaaaaacaaatgttaccTATTTATTACTACTGAAAAGGACATATAGTCTGAAATATGCCTAGAAGAAACACACTTGTTGCTTCTCATTAGTTCATCAGACCAAACTGTTACATTCACAGGGAAGAACTGCAGCTATTTATCACACAAGTGAAATTAAAACAGCCACAATTTTAGCCTTGGCTtgaaaaataatcaaaatgaTGAATTTAAGTTttagatctttttttttctgaaagccAAGTGAAGTAGTTCAGCATAAGTTGGGACTaacttctttcttcttctgggACAACAAATTTGATTGTACCTGGATTTCATGGGgtttcccttttttgttttatgactTTGTCTACACCCTGTGCCTCAAACTCTGTCTTGATGGTTTTGTTTTGAGTGCTACAGTAATTCCATTTAGATGTTAGCACGTGACCTCTGAAAACCCTACAGACCATTGACTGCAGCTGGTGCCTATTTCTTCACACTCCCTCATCCTGCACATCCTACAAATCATTCAAATCACTTATGTTATTCATACCATAACGACATTAAAGGTTTTGTGCAAAAGCATAATATGACATCAACAATAATTTCTGGCTCTGGATAGAAACTTGATTCCCAAATCCTCTGGCATCTAAGCTGGTCCCAGTGTGTGGTTCTGTAACATCTTAGTCAGTACATTTGTGTTCCTGTTGTGGTCGTCCCTCTAACCATCCATTTTATCACTTGTTCATCTATCCGCCATATTCCTTCACTCCACACATGCGGCACcatcccctccctccatccagccatcactggTCAGGCCCTCCTCCCAACATCCCCACTGCCCTCATCCCATTCACGTTCTTTCCAACTCAGTCCCTCCCATCAGTCCATCCCATCATCGTTTGCCCAACCACCCGCCCCTCCAGTCCCACCCCAGCGGAGATGGGTATTGACATTCTGCATCCGACCTTGAGGACGATCAATCTGGACCCCACATGTCCCCATCGCACTTAAACAGAGTTGTACTGATCACAAACACGCAAACTGCTTAAACATGCAGATTAAAAGTCACACCACTGACTATTAATGATTCAAAGCTGGTCTGAAGCCAtttaaaacacaacatgcaTGTTACTAAAATGAAATACGCAGAAAACATCAATCTGTCCACCGGTGCAAAGGGGTCAGCACTGACATGTGGGCAGATGGATATCTATCACTTCCATGTCTATGTCAGAGGCATCCACAGTTTATAACAGCGAAAAATCACAAGccactgtatttatttgtttactcaAAACTAAGTTTGAAACCAGTGCAACATATCAATTTCAAGTATTTAAACAACGACTGCACAATTTGGAAAAGGATTTTAGTTATAACTCCCTCCTGCTGCTTATTTGGATTAGTTTTAAACTTTGACTAACTGATCGTCAAACTTCTGTCTTACATCTGTCATATCTCAGAATCTGACAAGATTTGTGTTCAATTAGTTTATTAATTAAAGGCATTTGTCTCCTACTCAACTGTGACTCAGTGCTATCAAACAACTCAAACTTTACCATGATGCTGCGCACAAAACTAAAGATATTCCAATATATATATTGGATGTGAAAAtactattatactgtatgttcatatgaaacaaaaaacttttttcTGTTAACATATTTTTCATTAAACCtaaattattttgaaatttaagTAAATCTGGACTGACTACATCAGCTGCTTAAATAATAGAAAAACactagaaataaatgtttgaagGTCACACATATCATCAATAGTTTATCAGCAGATCAGATGGCGACAGGATGAATTTATGCTTACCTCTGACTGGTGGGAGATCCATTCTGTTGTGGAGGACTGGGGTGTCCTGGAtggatgtgtttgtatgtgtgcaaGAAGTGGTTAAAAAGTGGTTAAAAATATTTCTGCAATGTCCTTTAAATGGTTTTCAAGACTCTGTCTAACCCTGTAAGGAAttagttttgcttttaaaaaactGTTGAAAGTTTTAATCTTAATTAACAATTTAAATGTGTTATTGCTGTATGATCCTAAAACCTGCCCCTTATTCGACTGCTATTTCCCCGTATTTTAAAAGTGTCTGAAATGCAAGAGGGGATAAGCCTGCGAGGATGCTCTGTCTCAGTGAGgcacaccctcctcctcccactcctcttTCCACAGCTCTTCCAGGAGCGCCCCGATCCTGGCGCGTCCTCCTGaggtcagctcctcctctgcctcccaggAAAACCACTCTGTGCCGCTTCCACGCGTTTCATCTACGGACTCCGTGCTCTGTCCAAGTTGTTCAGGTTCCAGCAGACGCTTCTGTAATAGCAGTGCTGTCCTTGACAGGCACAGTTTGTAAGTGATTCTTTGTCTTATGTCTGCAGTTTTCACGAAAAGAAAAGTGTCCTCAGGGTCAGAAGAGACAGGAGTATTCTAGTATGTAACAAAAAATGATGATGAGTTTGGAGTTAGaggctttttttcccttttcctttaAGCAAAGGTCTGTTTCTCTGGTttctctgtttcctttcctcttcCCGAGAGATGAATGGCTGAGAACTGGATGCTCTCTGTCACTCTTGCTCGCTCTCCTGCTCGTGCTCAGTGtctctttcactctctctctttctctctctcacacacacacacacacacacacacacacacacacacacacacacacacacacacacacacacacacacacacacacacacacacacacacccctcctcttcctcctttgctCTCTCCACACCCTCCCTCTATCTGAATTCAATTCAGCTCTGCTTTATGAACATGACTGGGCAAAAGCCTCTATGTCCCTGTAACAAGTGCTGAAtcttttattatgatattatatctatatatttatgttttattattttgtatttcatttattatttatttatgttatgtACATATTGGCTACATGAGGGCAGCATTAGCAAGCTAATTAATAATGTGCTACTGCTAACCAGTTAGTTAACTTTGTGTTAAGGAGTCCAGATTATAAAGTATGGGATTATCAGATCAGTGTTTTGggttttctgctgtgtttttctttgcatttatGACTAATGTAGTCATAAAGTATAAAGTATTGGTTCTAGTAAAGGCCCCAGTGGAACACCAGGAATGACACGTGTGCATAAAAGACAAATCAATACCATAACCAAGGACAGACATGAATCGCCTTTTGCTATTTGTGCGATCCTACTGTGATCTAGTGATGTCTGTGGGTTGTCAACCTTCAGGCAGCCCTTTGCTGCAGGTACATCTTCTCCTTGAAAAGTTCATTATGAATGCaatggaaaacagaaaagaataACCAGACTGTACTCTGTAGTGTGATAACTACAAAAATGATCTTCTAGCATTGaatgtgtttatatgttttaatttgtaaCAATTAGCAGCGGGGCAGGAGATTTACACTTATTTGTTCCATAAGAATAAGTGACATCACTGACAATATGCTGCATGATTGTAATATGAacctcttcctgtgtgtgtgtgtgtgtgtgtgtgtgtgtgtgtgtgtgtgtgtgtgtgtgtgtgtgtgtgtgtgtgtgtgtgtgtgtgtgtgtgtgtgtgtgtgtgtgtgtgtgatagacgGCTTGGTAATGAATGTTTGTGCACACATGTGCCTCTTTTGGTCTGTGTTCTTGCTCAGCAAGTTGCTGCAAGGAAGACACACTAGTGTGAGCACAGAGGCACgagtacacatacacacattaggTAACTGGACACTAGTCTCTaatggaggtggagggagcACTGTTTCCTGTTGAGGAAAATATCCGAgataaaacaaactgctgatAGAGGCAGACTAAGGTAGGGATAAAAGCAACGTGATGGTGGAGAGAAAGAGCAGAATTACCTTTAAAATGCATTGTtgtatataaaaaatacatatttctTACATATTAAAGTTGACTTTTAATCAGAATGAAGGcaaaaattgtatttttaaatttcat
This Betta splendens chromosome 14, fBetSpl5.4, whole genome shotgun sequence DNA region includes the following protein-coding sequences:
- the LOC114869966 gene encoding protein sprouty homolog 3 — protein: MESAPRSHRMELDGMDFQQVLSLEQIRTIRANNDYVEGPVALEPASQSGFFVAHNDGYPQGIYAHHHHQSSFHSQLPHSQSLQQQAHLSHLSRSSTISSSLSRTSATSDQRLLAGLTPSHSGLGSAVRSQPKGDFKPEASLTKGPAGDGAESGLHLFICERCGRCKCQECCAPRRLPSCWACGQRCLCSAESAVEYGTCLCCVKGLFYHCSAQDDEDDCADRPCSCAPAHACARWGTMGLLALCLPCLCCYPPARLCLALCRRAHDRATRPGCRCSNTNTVCRKISASNPNPNPGHPSLRSKAPEKPL